The Hippoglossus hippoglossus isolate fHipHip1 chromosome 21, fHipHip1.pri, whole genome shotgun sequence genome contains a region encoding:
- the LOC117754980 gene encoding interleukin-1 receptor-like 2, with the protein MDASRLLVLIFVVMSTFNCSVNLSSFSSGSDTAELQCEDNNAYISLVEGEALYFVHDAPAESTLYNQELQWYKNNSRIEYISYDEKERIHLHGGAIFFLNVVPEDSGLYTARHIDQNGECSNYNVEVEVLEASERENPKLYGQIRDTNQNKNVGCPHRVRETCIKFGGNFTWYKDYSLLQGRHEDNMWVENASKQDEGIYTCICTWRHNDRAYNTSGSRRLVVPDPASYPGVEILSPINKEQFADESLELKLNCTVFCGSNVKDCTASWHVNGDPVNQMAGYNQTTKQIMERPSKNTITTAILTIKKVSAKDFQAEFNCSGRGFYTAKSATLTLKRRASITSLVIRAVCVLLLCVFAAVLVKCFAVDLALLFRPCFHLRSHKKDVRLYDAYVVYQMQKMDKVTENTLCQFITQVLPSVLEEKCGYRLFIQGRDDIPGEDHVELVENNMKQSRRLMVILTPGSGSGSEITDQRLDSLHESVIGGFDWQVGLHHALVQREMSVILIQLGDTGPQGYTHLPIGLQHLIRKSAPIRWPEGSRDAAARNSRFWKRVRYLMPATPAKRCPQYALI; encoded by the exons ATGGATGCATCCCGACTTCTCGTCCTCATCTTTGTGGTGATGTCAACATTCAATTGTTCAG TAAATCTATCATCTTTTTCTTCCGGGTCAGATACAGCAGAGCTCCAGTGTGAGGACAATAATGCCTACATATCCCTGGTTGAAGGAGAAGCATTATATTTTGTCCATGACGCGCCGGCTGAGAGCACCTTATACAACCAAGAGTTACAATGGTACAAAAACAACTCCAGGATTGAATATATCTCGTATGACGAGAAAGAGAGAATACATCTCCATGGTGGAGCgatatttttcttaaatgttgTCCCCGAAGACTCTGGCCTCTACACTGCCCG GCATATAGACCAAAACGGAGAGTGCAGCAACTACAATGTAGAAGTGGAGGTCTTAGAAGCGAGTGAACGAGAGAACCCCAAACTGTACGGACAAATCAGGGACACCAACCAGAACAAGAATGTCGGCTGTCCACATCGTGTCAGAGAAACATGTATCAAGTTTGGAGGAAACTTCACCTGGTACAAG GACTACAGTCTTCTTCAAGGTCGCCATGAAGACAACATGTGGGTTGAAAATGCCAGCAAACAAGATGAGGGCATCTACACTTGCATTTGTACCTGGAGGCACAATGACAGGGCGTACAACACGTCAGGCTCCAGGAGGCTAGTAGTTCCAG ATCCAGCTTCTTACCCTGGTGTAGAAATCCTCTCTCCTATAAACAAGGAGCAGTTTGCAGATGAAA GCTTGGAGCTCAAGTTGAACTGCACAGTTTTCTGTGGGAGTAATGTCAAAGATTGTACAGCTAGCTGGCATGTTAATGGAGACCCAGTCAACCAGATGGCCGGATACAATCAAACCACCAAACA AATCATGGAGAGGCCTTCAAAGAACACCATCACCACTGCGATCCTGACCATTAAAAAAGTGTCGGCAAAGGATTTTCAGGCTGAATTCAATTGCAGCGGCAGAGGTTTTTACACAGCCAAATCAGCCACTTTAACGCTGAAGCGGAGAG cgTCAATAACTTCGTTGGTTATtagagccgtgtgtgtgttgctcctgtgtgtgtttgctgctgtgctGGTGAAGTGCTTTGCTGTCGACCTCGCACTCTTGTTCAGACCCTGCTTCCATCTGAGGAGTCACAAGAAAG ATGTGAGGTTGTACGATGCTTACGTGGTCTACCAGATGCAGAAGATGGACAAGGTCACTGAGAACACACTCTGTCAGTTCATCACACAGGTTCTACCCTCTGTCCTGGAGGAAAAGTGTGGATATCGACTCTTCATCCAAGGGAGGGATGACATACCTGGAGAAG ACCacgtggagctggtggagaacaACATGAAGCAGAGCAGAAGACTGATGGTGATCCTCACCCCAGGTTCAGGATCAGGCTCTGAAATCACTGACCAACGTCTCGACTCGCTCCATGAATCAGTGATAGGAGGGTTTGACTGGCAG GTTGGGCTCCACCATGCTCTGGTGCAGAGGGAGATGAGTGTGATTCTGATCCAGCTGGGAGACACTGGGCCACAGGGATACACACACCTCCCCATTGGCCTGCAGCATTTGATTCGAAAAAGCGCCCCCATCAGGTGGCCAGAGGGTTCGCGGGATGCTGCTGCGCGTAACTCACGCTTCTGGAAGAGAGTTCGATACCTGATGCCGGCCACACCTGCCAAGAGGTGTCCACAGTATGCTCTCATTTGA
- the LOC117755312 gene encoding interleukin-1 receptor type 1-like isoform X1, translated as MRVLERTGWVCYLLAALLLTFAAANNHSGETETYHVSAGRLLLLRCHLADAHTNVTWSRAGRQNVSLPSGVEVRAGLLWFLPVQTSHAGTYTCEKRSKTGPLTMNFGLSVSSGECPDPSENISISRGVSTVLPCKQREIFRLNNSRSIRWMKDCRLIEPMSLDEDGYMRLDPASKEDAGNYTCLVDVSLDGRTYTAARSIQLTIKNGLYYIADTVITDPEVLFPKGQVVLVEVGMRAELKCFAYVGFSEDHITLMYWTIGGAFTEEHEGLKESWKYTHDRGKVYGLCTLSISKVTRLFLDVPIHCNIMTPAGKKVGLLLLQEADHSAFYTSVALCLTGIVASLALAAGSLFFKIDVVLAYRKLLRYFSKQAPDGKLYDGYVSFLHPDTLSSSETANFALHILPEELEKKHGYSLYIRGRDDCPGEALHDVIAATLKQCRRLIVILSPETKSPTEVETEEMSPLCNDQNQLCYEQTIGIYDALTQNDTRVILVEIGGPVDFNRLPESLHYIKRKQGALKWEKSSPGTHSLSKLHSNRKFWKNLRYHMPSVPVGKHQTII; from the exons ATGAGAGTCCTGGAGCGGACAGGCTGGGTCTGCTACTTGTTGGCTGCACTGCTGCTGACATTCGCTGCGGCAAACA ACCACAGTGGGGAGACAGAGACCTACCATGTGAGTGCAGGACGCCTCCTCTTGCTGAGGTGTCACCTTGCAGACGCTCACACCAATGTGACCTGGAGCAGAGCAGGGAGGCAGAATGTGAGCCTGCCCAGTGGAGTGGAGGTCCGGGCTGGGTTACTGTGGTTTCTACCTGTGCAAACTTCTCATGCTGGAACCTACACCTGTGAGAAAAG GTCCAAAACTGGACCATTGACGATGAACTTTGGGTTGTCGGTGTCGTCCGGAGAGTGTCCTGATCCATCtgaaaacatttccatctcCCGAGGAGTCAGTACAGTTCTTCCctgcaaacagagagagatCTTCCGACTGAATAACAGTAGGAGCATACGATGGATGAAG gACTGCCGCCTAATTGAGCCCATGTCTTTGGATGAGGATGGCTACATGCGGCTGGATCCAGCCTCAAAggaggatgctgggaattaCACCTGCCTGGTCGATGTTAGCTTGGATGGAAGGACCTACACAGCTGCACGTAGCATCCAGCTGACCATTAAAAACGGTTTGTACT ATATTGCAGATACAGTAATTACAGACCCGGAGGTGCTGTTCCCCAAAGGGCAAGTGGTCCTGGTTGAAGTGG GTATGAGAGCAGAGCTGAAGTGTTTCGCCTACGTAGGTTTCAGTGAGGACCATATCACCCTCATGTACTGGACTATTGGTGGGGCATTCACTGAGGAGCATGAGGGACTCAAGGAGTCCTGGAAATA TACTCATGATAGGGGGAAGGTGTACGGTCTGTGCACTCTATCCATCTCTAAGGTTACTCGTCTGTTCCTCGATGTCCCCATTCATTGCAATATAATGACCCCAGCAGGAAAGAAAGTCGGATTGCTGCTGCTTCAAGAAG ccgACCACAGTGCCTTCTACACCAGTGTTGCTCTCTGCCTCACTGGCATCGTAGCCTCTCTGGCCCTGGCTGCTGGCTCCCTCTTCTTCAAAATAGATGTGGTGTTGGCTTACAGGAAACTGTTGAGATATTTTTCCAAACAAG CTCCAGATGGGAAACTCTACGATGGTTATGTGAGCTTCCTCCATCCAGACACCCTGAGCTCATCTGAGACAGCCAACTTTGCCCTGCATATCCTGcctgaggagctggagaagaaacATGGCTACTCCCTGTATATCAGAGGACGAGACGACTGCCCCGGAGAAG CCTTGCATGATGTCATAGCTGCTACTCTAAAGCAGTGCCGCAGACTGATAGTCATACTGTCTCCTGAGACAAAATCTCCCACTGAAGTCGAAACAGAGGAAATGTCACCATTATGCAACGACCAAAACCAGCTGTGCTATGAACAGACAATAGGCATTTACGACGCTTTGACGCAGAACGACACCCGAGTCATCCTGGTGGAAATTG GTGGCCCAGTGGATTTCAACCGCCTGCCAGAGTCTCTTCACTACatcaagaggaaacaaggagcTCTGAAGTGGGAGAAATCCTCACCTGGAACCCACAGTCTCAGCAAGTTGCACTCAAACAGAAAGTTCTGGAAGAATCTGAGGTACCACATGCCCTCAGTGCCCGTAGGAAAACACCAGACAATTATCTAA
- the LOC117755312 gene encoding interleukin-1 receptor-like 2 isoform X2 — protein sequence MRVLERTGWVCYLLAALLLTFAAANNHSGETETYHVSAGRLLLLRCHLADAHTNVTWSRAGRQNVSLPSGVEVRAGLLWFLPVQTSHAGTYTCEKRSKTGPLTMNFGLSVSSGECPDPSENISISRGVSTVLPCKQREIFRLNNSRSIRWMKDCRLIEPMSLDEDGYMRLDPASKEDAGNYTCLVDVSLDGRTYTAARSIQLTMTNIADTVITDPEVLFPKGQVVLVEVGMRAELKCFAYVGFSEDHITLMYWTIGGAFTEEHEGLKESWKYTHDRGKVYGLCTLSISKVTRLFLDVPIHCNIMTPAGKKVGLLLLQEADHSAFYTSVALCLTGIVASLALAAGSLFFKIDVVLAYRKLLRYFSKQAPDGKLYDGYVSFLHPDTLSSSETANFALHILPEELEKKHGYSLYIRGRDDCPGEALHDVIAATLKQCRRLIVILSPETKSPTEVETEEMSPLCNDQNQLCYEQTIGIYDALTQNDTRVILVEIGGPVDFNRLPESLHYIKRKQGALKWEKSSPGTHSLSKLHSNRKFWKNLRYHMPSVPVGKHQTII from the exons ATGAGAGTCCTGGAGCGGACAGGCTGGGTCTGCTACTTGTTGGCTGCACTGCTGCTGACATTCGCTGCGGCAAACA ACCACAGTGGGGAGACAGAGACCTACCATGTGAGTGCAGGACGCCTCCTCTTGCTGAGGTGTCACCTTGCAGACGCTCACACCAATGTGACCTGGAGCAGAGCAGGGAGGCAGAATGTGAGCCTGCCCAGTGGAGTGGAGGTCCGGGCTGGGTTACTGTGGTTTCTACCTGTGCAAACTTCTCATGCTGGAACCTACACCTGTGAGAAAAG GTCCAAAACTGGACCATTGACGATGAACTTTGGGTTGTCGGTGTCGTCCGGAGAGTGTCCTGATCCATCtgaaaacatttccatctcCCGAGGAGTCAGTACAGTTCTTCCctgcaaacagagagagatCTTCCGACTGAATAACAGTAGGAGCATACGATGGATGAAG gACTGCCGCCTAATTGAGCCCATGTCTTTGGATGAGGATGGCTACATGCGGCTGGATCCAGCCTCAAAggaggatgctgggaattaCACCTGCCTGGTCGATGTTAGCTTGGATGGAAGGACCTACACAGCTGCACGTAGCATCCAGCTGACCA TGACAAATATTGCAGATACAGTAATTACAGACCCGGAGGTGCTGTTCCCCAAAGGGCAAGTGGTCCTGGTTGAAGTGG GTATGAGAGCAGAGCTGAAGTGTTTCGCCTACGTAGGTTTCAGTGAGGACCATATCACCCTCATGTACTGGACTATTGGTGGGGCATTCACTGAGGAGCATGAGGGACTCAAGGAGTCCTGGAAATA TACTCATGATAGGGGGAAGGTGTACGGTCTGTGCACTCTATCCATCTCTAAGGTTACTCGTCTGTTCCTCGATGTCCCCATTCATTGCAATATAATGACCCCAGCAGGAAAGAAAGTCGGATTGCTGCTGCTTCAAGAAG ccgACCACAGTGCCTTCTACACCAGTGTTGCTCTCTGCCTCACTGGCATCGTAGCCTCTCTGGCCCTGGCTGCTGGCTCCCTCTTCTTCAAAATAGATGTGGTGTTGGCTTACAGGAAACTGTTGAGATATTTTTCCAAACAAG CTCCAGATGGGAAACTCTACGATGGTTATGTGAGCTTCCTCCATCCAGACACCCTGAGCTCATCTGAGACAGCCAACTTTGCCCTGCATATCCTGcctgaggagctggagaagaaacATGGCTACTCCCTGTATATCAGAGGACGAGACGACTGCCCCGGAGAAG CCTTGCATGATGTCATAGCTGCTACTCTAAAGCAGTGCCGCAGACTGATAGTCATACTGTCTCCTGAGACAAAATCTCCCACTGAAGTCGAAACAGAGGAAATGTCACCATTATGCAACGACCAAAACCAGCTGTGCTATGAACAGACAATAGGCATTTACGACGCTTTGACGCAGAACGACACCCGAGTCATCCTGGTGGAAATTG GTGGCCCAGTGGATTTCAACCGCCTGCCAGAGTCTCTTCACTACatcaagaggaaacaaggagcTCTGAAGTGGGAGAAATCCTCACCTGGAACCCACAGTCTCAGCAAGTTGCACTCAAACAGAAAGTTCTGGAAGAATCTGAGGTACCACATGCCCTCAGTGCCCGTAGGAAAACACCAGACAATTATCTAA